Proteins from one Panicum virgatum strain AP13 chromosome 7K, P.virgatum_v5, whole genome shotgun sequence genomic window:
- the LOC120641715 gene encoding uncharacterized protein LOC120641715 isoform X2, translated as MSFSGSTYIPWNKIREPVPQGVQVPMCFCGSLCKLMESKVLGDDFGRRFFICENYEYDPPKCYGKDKAKWLDTEQSTEAKEHVEREARWAAERWQRMLQEEKMEEKRKKDKEEI; from the exons ATGTCTTTCTCTGGttctacctacattccgtggaacaagattagagaacctgtgcctcaaggagtgcaggttccaatgtgcttctgcggttcgttgtgcaagctgatggagtccaaagttttgggcgatgacttcggCAGGAGGTTCTTTATATGTGAGAACTACGAGTACGATCCGCCAAAGTgctacggcaaggacaaagcGAAG TGGCTGGACACGGAGCAATCGACCGAAGCTAAGGAACACGTTGAGCgcgaagcaaggtgggctgcggaaaggtggcagcgaatgctgcaagaggaaaaaatggaggagaagcgcaagaaagataaagaagagatctag
- the LOC120641715 gene encoding uncharacterized protein LOC120641715 isoform X1 produces MSFSGSTYIPWNKIREPVPQGVQVPMCFCGSLCKLMESKVLGDDFGRRFFICENYEYDPPKCYGKDKAKSPPPLCDFIQWLDTEQSTEAKEHVEREARWAAERWQRMLQEEKMEEKRKKDKEEI; encoded by the exons ATGTCTTTCTCTGGttctacctacattccgtggaacaagattagagaacctgtgcctcaaggagtgcaggttccaatgtgcttctgcggttcgttgtgcaagctgatggagtccaaagttttgggcgatgacttcggCAGGAGGTTCTTTATATGTGAGAACTACGAGTACGATCCGCCAAAGTgctacggcaaggacaaagcGAAG AGTCCACCACCTCTCTGTGATTTCATACAGTGGCTGGACACGGAGCAATCGACCGAAGCTAAGGAACACGTTGAGCgcgaagcaaggtgggctgcggaaaggtggcagcgaatgctgcaagaggaaaaaatggaggagaagcgcaagaaagataaagaagagatctag
- the LOC120641717 gene encoding coniferyl alcohol acyltransferase-like — protein MVKEGTTDGAGAVKITAVTTVAPALPVQEHRLPLSNLDLILPPIDVGVFFCYAAPGGSAAAVLKAALAKTLVAYYPLAGEVVANAAGEPELLCSGRGVDVAEASAGGGAVMRDLRLGRPDESVEHLVPKKKAGVMSVQVTKFRCGGAVVGCTFDHRVCDAYSFNMFLVAWAAAARGSPAPPAPSFRRSFLAPRNPAPPCTGTLADRLFVPVCRVPALPDTTASNRIYRVAAADVAALQAAAGPGRTKLEAFTAHLWRLHALAASRRGIGSCCMGVVVDGRARLRGDGAMRGYFGNVLSIPYGEMGADALRGAALADVARDVHRWVAEAATGEHFRELVDWVEARRPEATVARAYLGRGAGGEGATACVVSSGTRLHVGEVDFGWGRPAFASYHFPWPGGAGYVMPMPSARGDGEWVVYVHAAPEVVEAMEEEPTVFRALETSYMFG, from the exons ATGGTCAAGGAAGGCACcaccgacggcgccggcgcggtgAAGATCACGGCCGTGACGAcggtggcgccggcgctgcCGGTGCAGGAGCACCGCCTGCCGCTGTCGAACCTGGACCTCATCCTGCCGCCCATCGACGTCGGCGTCTTCTTCTGCTACGCGGCCcccggcggcagcgccgccgcggtcctCAAGGCGGCGCTGGCCAAGACGCTGGTGGCGTACTACCCGCTGGCCGGGGAGGTGGTGGCCAACGCGGCGGGCGAGCCGGAGCTGCTGTGCAGCGGCCGCGGGGTGGACGTCGCGGaggccagcgccggcggcggcgccgtgatGCGGGACCTGCGGCTGGGCCGCCCCGACGAGAGCGTCGAGCACCTCGTGCCCAAGAAGAAGGCCGGCGTAATGTCCGTGCAG GTGACAAAGTTCaggtgcggcggcgccgtcgtcggcTGCACCTTCGACCACCGCGTCTGCGACGCCTACTCCTTCAACATGTTCCTCGTCGCGTGGGCCGCAGCCGCCCGGggcagccccgcgccgccggccccttcCTTCCGCCGCTCGTTCCTCGCGCCTCGCAATCCAGCGCCGCCGTGCACCGGCACCCTCGCGGACCGCCTCTTCGTCCCCGTCTGCCGCGTGCCGGCACTGCCGGATACCACCGCCTCCAACCGCATCTAccgcgtggccgccgccgacgtcgcggcgctgcaggcggcggcggggcccgggCGCACGAAGCTGGAGGCGTTCACGGCGCACCTGTGGCGGCTGCACGCCCTGGCGGCGTCGCGCCGCGGGATCGGGTCGTGCTGCATGGGCGTGGTCGTGGACGGGCGCGCCCgcctccgcggcgacggcgccatGCGGGGCTACTTCGGCAACGTGCTGAGCATCCCCTACGGCGAGATGGGCGCGGACGccctgcgcggcgcggcgctcgcgGACGTGGCGCGCGACGTGCACCGGtgggtggcggaggcggcgacgggggAGCACTTCCGCGAGCTGGTGGACTgggtggaggcgcggcggccggaggcgacGGTGGCGAGGGCGTACCTGGGGCgcggagccggcggcgagggcgcgacGGCTTGCGTGGTGTCGTCGGGGACGCGGCTCCACGTGGGGGAGGTGGACTtcgggtggggccggccggcgttTGCATCGTACCACTTCCCCTGGCCGGGGGGCGCCGGGTACGTGATGCCAATGCCGAGCGCGCGCGGGGACGGCGAGTGGGTGGTGTACGTGCACGCGGcgccggaggtggtggaggccatggaggaggagcccacCGTGTTCAGGGCGCTGGAGACCAGCTACATGTTCGGGTGA